In a genomic window of Gossypium arboreum isolate Shixiya-1 chromosome 7, ASM2569848v2, whole genome shotgun sequence:
- the LOC108486352 gene encoding zinc finger CCCH domain-containing protein 23-like produces the protein MMIRKPITRPFPTVNIPDWEPLNDSADNFLAVGFNCNAPCSPCPVEYLTALRRYLPSNDLEPDTLSDDSDVHIIDAFSCDHFRMYEFKVRRCARGRSHDWTECPYAHPGEKARRRDPRKFHYSGSACPDFRKGNCKKGDSCEFAHGVFECWLHPTRYRTQPCKDGTCCKRRVCFFAHTPEQLRVLPQQSPRGNGSGSGSSDMDYFGSPIRYRLDYVSSPTSILASPPISPPSDSPPTSPSGSFNSVSELTSSVRNLQIGKAKMGTTCSRGSCFVSPRSSMLRPGSPLTPTRTPTRSGLSKFELWESNNAFEEPAMERVESGRDLRTRMYAKLSEENSLDLLDPTGSGPDVGWVSELVGY, from the coding sequence ATGATGATCAGAAAACCCATTACACGACCCTTCCCCACCGTCAATATCCCCGACTGGGAACCGTTAAATGATTCGGCGGATAACTTTCTGGCTGTCGGCTTTAACTGCAATGCACCCTGCAGCCCTTGTCCCGTAGAATACCTTACGGCGCTCCGCCGTTACCTCCCCTCGAACGATCTCGAGCCCGACACCCTTAGTGACGACTCCGACGTACACATCATCGATGCATTCTCGTGCGATCATTTCCGTATGTACGAGTTCAAGGTGAGGAGGTGTGCTCGTGGCAGGTCACATGACTGGACCGAGTGTCCGTACGCCCACCCTGGGGAGAAGGCTCGGCGGAGGGATCCGAGGAAGTTCCATTACTCTGGATCCGCTTGCCCGGATTTCCGCAAAGGAAACTGTAAAAAAGGCGATTCGTGTGAGTTCGCTCATGGCGTGTTTGAGTGTTGGCTCCACCCAACTCGTTACCGGACTCAGCCATGCAAGGACGGTACTTGTTGTAAACGGAGGGTTTGTTTTTTTGCTCACACGCCGGAGCAACTACGGGTCTTACCGCAGCAGAGTCCAAGAGGGAATGGGTCCGGGTCCGGGTCAAGTGATATGGATTACTTCGGCTCGCCTATCCGCTATCGTTTAGACTATGTTTCTTCACCAACTTCCATTTTGGCTTCGCCTCCAATATCCCCACCTTCTGACTCACCACCTACGTCGCCGAGCGGCTCATTTAACTCGGTAAGTGAACTCACCTCTTCCGTACGTAATCTACAGATTGGTAAAGCTAAAATGGGAACTACTTGTTCTCGGGGATCATGTTTTGTTTCTCCAAGGAGCTCCATGCTCCGACCTGGCTCTCCTCTCACTCCAACTCGTACACCGACTCGGTCCGGACTCAGTAAGTTTGAGCTCTGGGAAAGCAATAATGCGTTTGAGGAACCTGCAATGGAGAGAGTGGAATCCGGGAGAGACTTGAGGACAAGGATGTACGCTAAGCTGAGTGAGGAAAATTCTCTTGACCTCCTTGATCCTACCGGGTCGGGTCCTGATGTTGGGTGGGTATCGGAGTTGGTTGGATATTGA